In the genome of Saccharomonospora viridis DSM 43017, one region contains:
- the ligA gene encoding NAD-dependent DNA ligase LigA produces MSSEDLTASEELASVAESDPEAARTTPVEGIQDVPAEVRERHSALVEEIRGHQFRYYVLDAPTISDAEFDQLMRDLERLEAEHPALVSPDSPTQTVGGTFSTEFRAHDHLERMLSLDNVFDLDELQAWIDRVEREVGGSTRYLCELKVDGLAVNLVYENGRLVRGLTRGDGRTGEDVTLNVRTVQDVPERLTATDRFPVPDVVEVRGEVYFRVEEFADLNAALVKAGKAPFANPRNAAAGSLRQKDPKVTRSRPLRLVCHGLGKRVGFEPTRQSESYEALAAWGLPVSPYSKVIDSTEELIEYIRYWNEHRYDAAYEIDGVVVKVDDVSLQRRLGTTSRAPRWAVAYKYPPEEANTTLLDIRVNVGRTGRVTPYAVMEPVKVAGSTVSMATLHNAEEVKRKGVLIGDRVVIRKAGDVIPEVLGPIVDLRTGTEREFVMPTHCPECGTQLAYEKEGDVDIRCPNARSCPAQLRERLFHLAGRGAFDIEVLGYEAAGALLRSGVIADEGDVFDLTEEDLKRVDLFVTKSGQLSANGRRLLDNLAAAKDRPLWKVLVGLSIRHVGPTAAQALAREFGSIDAIDAASEERLAEVDGVGPTIAKAVREWFAVDWHREVVEKWRRAGVRMEAERDTSVPRNLEGLSIVVTGTLREFSRDEAKEAIMARGGKAAGSVSKKTAFVVVGDAPGSKYDKAVQLKIPVLDEDGFRVLLDQGPEAAMKVAEQPAD; encoded by the coding sequence GTGAGCAGCGAGGATCTGACGGCGAGCGAAGAGTTGGCCTCGGTCGCCGAAAGCGACCCGGAGGCGGCGAGGACCACACCCGTCGAGGGCATCCAGGACGTCCCCGCGGAGGTGCGGGAACGGCACAGCGCCCTGGTCGAGGAGATCCGCGGACACCAGTTCCGCTACTACGTGCTGGACGCGCCCACGATCTCCGACGCCGAGTTCGACCAGTTGATGCGTGACCTGGAGCGGCTGGAGGCCGAACACCCGGCGCTGGTCTCACCCGACTCACCCACTCAGACCGTCGGCGGCACGTTCTCCACGGAGTTCCGCGCCCACGACCATCTGGAGCGCATGCTCAGCCTCGACAACGTCTTCGACCTCGACGAGTTGCAGGCGTGGATCGACAGGGTCGAACGGGAGGTCGGCGGCAGCACGCGGTACCTGTGCGAGCTGAAGGTCGACGGGCTCGCGGTCAACCTCGTGTACGAGAACGGCAGGCTCGTCCGCGGGCTCACCCGCGGCGACGGGCGCACGGGTGAGGACGTCACGCTCAACGTGCGCACGGTGCAGGACGTGCCCGAGCGACTGACGGCGACCGACCGTTTCCCCGTGCCGGACGTGGTCGAGGTGCGCGGTGAGGTGTACTTCCGGGTGGAGGAGTTCGCCGACCTCAACGCCGCGCTCGTGAAGGCGGGCAAAGCGCCGTTCGCCAATCCGCGCAACGCCGCCGCCGGATCACTGCGGCAGAAGGATCCCAAGGTCACGCGCAGCAGGCCGTTGCGACTGGTCTGCCACGGGCTCGGCAAACGGGTCGGTTTCGAACCCACCCGACAGTCCGAGTCGTACGAGGCGCTCGCGGCGTGGGGGCTGCCCGTCTCGCCGTACAGCAAGGTGATCGACTCCACCGAGGAGTTGATCGAGTACATCCGCTACTGGAATGAGCACCGGTACGACGCGGCCTACGAGATCGACGGCGTCGTCGTCAAGGTCGACGACGTGTCGTTGCAACGCAGACTCGGCACCACGTCCCGGGCGCCCCGGTGGGCGGTCGCCTACAAGTACCCCCCGGAGGAAGCCAACACGACGCTGCTCGACATCCGCGTGAACGTGGGTCGCACCGGACGCGTCACGCCGTACGCGGTCATGGAACCGGTGAAGGTCGCCGGTTCGACGGTGTCGATGGCCACCCTGCACAACGCCGAGGAGGTCAAGCGCAAGGGCGTGCTCATCGGCGACCGCGTGGTGATCCGCAAGGCCGGGGACGTGATCCCCGAGGTACTCGGCCCCATCGTGGACCTGCGCACCGGGACCGAACGCGAATTCGTGATGCCCACCCACTGCCCGGAGTGCGGTACGCAGCTGGCGTACGAGAAGGAGGGCGACGTCGACATCCGTTGCCCGAACGCGCGGTCGTGTCCCGCTCAGTTGCGGGAACGGTTGTTCCACCTCGCCGGGCGCGGTGCGTTCGACATCGAGGTCCTCGGCTACGAGGCGGCGGGTGCCCTGCTGCGGTCCGGTGTGATCGCCGACGAGGGTGACGTGTTCGACCTCACCGAGGAGGATCTCAAGCGGGTCGACCTGTTCGTCACCAAGTCGGGACAGCTGTCCGCCAACGGACGGCGCCTGCTGGACAATCTCGCCGCCGCCAAGGATCGTCCGTTGTGGAAAGTCCTGGTGGGACTGTCGATCCGGCACGTCGGCCCGACGGCCGCGCAGGCGCTCGCGCGGGAGTTCGGTTCCATCGACGCGATCGACGCGGCCAGCGAGGAACGGCTGGCCGAGGTCGACGGGGTCGGTCCCACCATCGCCAAGGCGGTTCGCGAATGGTTCGCGGTCGACTGGCACCGCGAGGTCGTGGAGAAATGGCGCCGCGCGGGAGTGCGCATGGAGGCCGAGCGCGACACGTCGGTGCCGCGGAACCTGGAGGGGCTTTCCATCGTGGTCACCGGGACGTTGCGCGAATTCTCCCGGGACGAGGCCAAGGAGGCCATCATGGCGCGCGGTGGCAAAGCGGCCGGTTCGGTGTCGAAGAAGACCGCGTTCGTCGTGGTGGGCGATGCGCCCGGTTCGAAGTACGACAAGGCCGTGCAGTTGAAGATCCCCGTCCTCGACGAGGACGGTTTCCGAGTACTGCTGGACCAGGGGCCGGAGGCCGCGATGAAGGTGGCCGAACAACCCGCCGACTGA